From Cellulomonas dongxiuzhuiae, the proteins below share one genomic window:
- the narI gene encoding respiratory nitrate reductase subunit gamma, translating into MTTTLDVLLWVVVPYVCLAIFVLGHVWRYRYDKFGWTTRSSQLYERRLLRWASPLFHFGILAVFLGHVMGLGIPESWTDAIGMSDEAYHVLAVSIGSVAGFCTVVGLVLLIYRRRTVGPVFRATTRMDKVMYLVLAVVIFLGMWNTVAGSVLNLGGDYDYREGVSVWFRGIFLLQLHPELMADAPIGFQLHGMAAMLLFALWPFTRLVHVFSAPVGYLWRPYVVYRSRPERLGTRPPRRGWDRVEPQEPSRR; encoded by the coding sequence ATGACCACGACCCTGGACGTCCTGCTGTGGGTGGTCGTGCCGTACGTGTGCCTCGCGATCTTCGTGCTGGGGCACGTGTGGCGGTACCGGTACGACAAGTTCGGGTGGACGACGCGCTCGTCGCAGCTGTACGAGCGGCGGCTGCTGCGCTGGGCGAGCCCGCTGTTCCACTTCGGGATCCTCGCGGTGTTCCTCGGGCACGTCATGGGCCTGGGCATCCCGGAGTCCTGGACGGACGCGATCGGCATGAGCGACGAGGCGTACCACGTCCTCGCGGTGTCCATCGGGTCGGTCGCGGGCTTCTGCACCGTCGTCGGCCTCGTGCTGCTCATCTACCGCCGCCGCACGGTGGGGCCCGTCTTCCGGGCGACGACCCGCATGGACAAGGTCATGTACCTCGTGCTGGCCGTCGTCATCTTCCTCGGCATGTGGAACACCGTCGCGGGCTCGGTGCTCAACCTGGGCGGCGACTACGACTACCGCGAGGGCGTGTCGGTGTGGTTCCGCGGGATCTTCCTGCTGCAGCTGCACCCGGAGCTCATGGCGGACGCGCCGATCGGGTTCCAGCTGCACGGGATGGCCGCGATGCTGCTGTTCGCGCTGTGGCCGTTCACCCGGCTCGTGCACGTGTTCTCGGCGCCCGTCGGGTACCTGTGGCGGCCGTACGTCGTGTACCGCTCACGGCCCGAGCGGCTCGGCACCCGTCCGCCGCGGCGCGGCTGGGACCGCGTCGAGCCGCAGGAGCCGTCGCGGCGCTGA
- a CDS encoding ATP-binding protein: protein MTDEHEFTAPGSHDRGSSPGGHAPLSPATLPPDDALTHATTDRALPATRPSAAYVPVRRWVLEEAHQLRGLRSDLREQLAASVVPSSGGESSRDDVVLVTSELATNALAHGRAPAQVQLLLDGQDVLVVVSDGDATHAPSLAADREPGEGGFGLQIARRLSSDVGWWADASGKHVWATFAAQPAT, encoded by the coding sequence ATGACAGACGAGCACGAGTTCACGGCTCCCGGCAGCCACGACCGGGGCAGCTCCCCGGGCGGGCACGCACCGCTGTCGCCCGCGACGCTCCCCCCTGACGACGCGCTCACGCACGCGACGACCGACCGGGCGCTGCCCGCGACCCGACCCTCGGCCGCGTACGTCCCGGTGCGCCGCTGGGTGCTCGAGGAGGCCCACCAGCTGCGCGGGCTGCGCAGCGACCTGCGCGAGCAGCTGGCCGCCTCGGTCGTACCGTCCTCCGGCGGCGAGAGCTCGCGGGACGACGTCGTGCTCGTCACCTCGGAGCTGGCGACCAACGCCCTGGCGCACGGCCGCGCACCGGCCCAGGTCCAGCTGCTCCTCGACGGGCAGGACGTGCTCGTCGTGGTGTCGGACGGCGACGCGACGCACGCACCGTCCCTCGCGGCGGACCGCGAGCCGGGCGAGGGCGGGTTCGGCCTGCAGATCGCGCGCCGCCTGTCGTCCGACGTGGGCTGGTGGGCGGACGCCTCCGGCAAGCACGTGTGGGCGACGTTCGCCGCCCAGCCGGCCACCTGA
- a CDS encoding LLM class flavin-dependent oxidoreductase → MRLGFVGSFGTVREVVDLAVDAEQHGWDGFFTWDGVDLEGMDAWDPWAVLAAAAVRTERVTLGALVFALPRRRPWVFAKQAVTVDHLSGGRLVLPVGLGVPMDRAVAGVSGEAATLRERAERLDDALAVLDRSFSGERFDVEGTHLRVDGLQLRPVPVTRPDGRTRIPLWVVGSFPSERSMGRAVRYDGVVPQHRGDRAEDPFDPGDVAALVAWVREHRPADAGPFDVVLHGALPADRGAARERVAALAEAGATWFIDALWDPATATPEALRARVRQGPPA, encoded by the coding sequence ATGAGGCTCGGGTTCGTCGGCAGCTTCGGCACGGTGCGCGAGGTGGTCGACCTGGCGGTCGACGCCGAGCAGCACGGCTGGGACGGGTTCTTCACGTGGGACGGCGTGGACCTCGAGGGCATGGACGCGTGGGACCCGTGGGCGGTGCTCGCCGCCGCGGCCGTGCGCACCGAGCGCGTCACGCTGGGCGCGCTGGTGTTCGCGCTGCCGCGCAGGCGCCCGTGGGTGTTCGCCAAGCAGGCGGTGACGGTGGACCACCTCTCCGGGGGTCGGCTCGTGCTGCCCGTGGGCCTCGGCGTCCCCATGGACCGTGCGGTCGCGGGCGTCAGCGGCGAGGCGGCCACGCTCCGGGAGCGGGCCGAGCGGCTCGACGACGCGCTGGCGGTCCTCGACCGCTCCTTCAGCGGCGAGCGGTTCGACGTCGAGGGCACCCACCTGCGCGTCGACGGCCTCCAGCTGCGGCCGGTGCCCGTCACGCGGCCCGACGGGCGCACGCGCATCCCCCTGTGGGTCGTCGGCTCGTTTCCCTCCGAGCGCTCGATGGGTCGTGCGGTCCGCTACGACGGCGTCGTCCCGCAGCACCGGGGCGACCGCGCGGAGGACCCGTTCGACCCGGGGGACGTCGCCGCGCTCGTCGCCTGGGTGCGGGAGCACCGGCCCGCGGACGCCGGCCCCTTCGACGTCGTGCTGCACGGCGCCCTGCCCGCCGACCGCGGTGCCGCCCGCGAGCGTGTCGCCGCGCTCGCCGAGGCCGGCGCGACGTGGTTCATCGACGCGCTGTGGGACCCCGCCACCGCGACCCCCGAGGCGCTGCGCGCGCGGGTGCGGCAGGGACCCCCTGCGTGA
- a CDS encoding penicillin-binding transpeptidase domain-containing protein — protein MGTRTTARAGARRWATAGVLAALVAVVPTACSPGTPDARPAAEALGTALVTGDFTAVPLAADAPPAQELSATRADVVDGLGEATASVEVGDVTLADDELSATAPLTVTWDVPWTDEDWTYTATAQLVRDEEDDEQPWRARWALPLLAPDLTAGEHLTVSRRTAERGAVLGQGDVPLVEERPVSRIGVDKQQAADAQVDTDAAARALAGALGTDPEAYAQKVAAAGPQAFVEAIVVRSGDAGYDVAALDALPGVGVVPDELPLALTRTFARAILGTVGDATAEIVEASQGAVAAGDKAGLSGLQRQYDAQLRGTPGVVVSAEAQETGAERVLLDVPPVAGEPLRTTLDPTLQQRAEQVLAGVAPASAVVALRPSTGEVLAAASGPGSEGLSTATVGQYAPGSTFKVVSALAYLRGGLTPDAAVSCLPSITVDGRTFQNFPGYPAAALGDVPFRTAFANSCNTAFIGARELAGDGALLGAARSLGLEPAVDLGFPAFLGTVPDDATSTAHAASVIGQGEVLASPLGMATVAASVGASRTVVPYLVTPAAGAGTDDAAATDEATDEATDAEDLPPASPLTAEEAAALQAMMRAVVTEGGAGFLSDVPGEPVLAKTGTAQFGQDADLRNHAWMIAVHGDLAVALFVGEGDYGSTTAGPLLEAFLVG, from the coding sequence GTGGGTACGCGAACGACGGCACGGGCGGGCGCCCGACGGTGGGCGACGGCCGGTGTGCTGGCCGCGCTGGTCGCGGTGGTCCCGACCGCCTGCAGCCCCGGCACCCCCGACGCGCGCCCGGCCGCCGAGGCGCTGGGCACCGCACTCGTGACCGGCGACTTCACCGCCGTGCCGCTCGCGGCCGACGCGCCGCCCGCGCAGGAGCTGAGCGCGACCCGGGCGGACGTCGTCGACGGCCTGGGCGAGGCCACCGCGAGCGTCGAGGTCGGGGACGTGACGCTCGCCGACGACGAGCTGAGCGCGACCGCGCCCCTGACCGTGACGTGGGACGTGCCGTGGACGGACGAGGACTGGACGTACACGGCGACCGCGCAGCTGGTGCGCGACGAGGAGGACGACGAGCAGCCGTGGCGCGCGCGCTGGGCGCTGCCGCTGCTCGCACCCGACCTCACCGCGGGTGAGCACCTGACCGTCTCCCGGCGCACCGCCGAGCGCGGTGCCGTGCTCGGCCAGGGCGACGTCCCGCTCGTCGAGGAGCGCCCCGTGTCCCGCATCGGCGTCGACAAGCAGCAGGCCGCCGACGCGCAGGTCGACACCGACGCCGCGGCACGGGCCCTCGCGGGTGCCCTCGGCACGGACCCCGAGGCGTACGCGCAGAAGGTCGCGGCCGCAGGTCCCCAGGCGTTCGTCGAGGCCATCGTCGTGCGCTCGGGCGACGCCGGGTACGACGTGGCGGCGCTGGACGCCCTGCCCGGCGTCGGTGTCGTCCCGGACGAGCTGCCGCTCGCGCTGACCCGCACGTTCGCGCGCGCGATCCTCGGCACCGTCGGCGACGCGACGGCGGAGATCGTCGAGGCCTCGCAGGGCGCCGTCGCGGCGGGGGACAAGGCCGGCCTGTCGGGCCTGCAACGGCAGTACGACGCCCAGCTGCGCGGCACCCCGGGCGTCGTCGTGTCGGCCGAGGCGCAGGAGACGGGTGCCGAGCGCGTCCTGCTCGACGTCCCGCCGGTCGCGGGCGAGCCGCTGCGCACGACCCTCGACCCGACGCTGCAGCAGCGCGCCGAGCAGGTGCTCGCGGGCGTCGCGCCGGCGTCCGCGGTCGTCGCGCTGCGGCCGTCGACGGGTGAGGTGCTCGCCGCCGCGAGCGGGCCGGGCAGCGAGGGCCTGTCCACCGCGACCGTCGGGCAGTACGCCCCGGGGTCGACGTTCAAGGTGGTCAGCGCGCTCGCGTACCTGCGCGGCGGGCTGACGCCCGACGCCGCGGTGAGCTGCCTGCCGTCGATCACGGTCGACGGGCGCACGTTCCAGAACTTCCCCGGCTACCCGGCCGCGGCCCTCGGTGACGTGCCGTTCCGGACGGCGTTCGCCAACTCCTGCAACACGGCCTTCATCGGCGCCCGGGAACTCGCGGGCGACGGCGCGCTGCTCGGCGCGGCGCGCTCGCTCGGCCTCGAGCCGGCGGTCGACCTCGGGTTCCCGGCCTTCCTCGGGACCGTGCCGGACGACGCCACGTCCACGGCGCACGCGGCGTCGGTCATCGGGCAGGGCGAGGTGCTCGCCTCGCCGCTCGGCATGGCGACGGTCGCCGCGTCGGTCGGGGCCTCGCGCACGGTCGTCCCGTACCTGGTGACGCCGGCGGCCGGGGCGGGCACGGACGACGCCGCGGCGACGGACGAGGCGACGGACGAGGCGACGGACGCCGAGGACCTGCCGCCCGCGTCGCCGCTCACGGCCGAGGAGGCCGCGGCCCTGCAGGCGATGATGCGGGCCGTCGTCACGGAGGGCGGGGCCGGCTTCCTGTCCGACGTGCCGGGCGAGCCCGTGCTCGCCAAGACCGGCACCGCGCAGTTCGGCCAGGACGCGGACCTGCGCAACCACGCCTGGATGATCGCCGTGCACGGCGACCTGGCGGTGGCGCTGTTCGTCGGCGAGGGGGACTACGGTTCGACGACGGCCGGTCCGCTGCTCGAGGCGTTCCTGGTCGGTTGA
- a CDS encoding GNAT family N-acetyltransferase, translated as MDAGGRPPGTPRVDPPDTVGWLDPHDRVQAAAVLAAALADDPGYAHLFPVAARRERELSEVYRMTLADGLRHGRVLATKLGDEITGVLAMYPPGTYPMTLRRWLRQTGRLARIAACTREHSRGIIRFGELTSRGVPADSWYVEAFGVRPDLQRAGRGSVLLRQFLAPLDRLGAPSYLETTNETNVGYYQRRGYTEAHDVVPLTPSGPLIYPMSRPARPAG; from the coding sequence ATGGACGCTGGGGGACGGCCGCCGGGGACGCCACGCGTCGACCCGCCCGACACGGTCGGATGGCTCGACCCACACGACCGCGTGCAGGCCGCCGCGGTGCTCGCCGCGGCCCTCGCGGACGACCCGGGCTACGCGCATCTCTTCCCCGTGGCGGCGCGCCGTGAGCGCGAGCTCAGCGAGGTCTACCGGATGACCCTCGCCGACGGCCTGCGCCACGGCCGGGTCCTGGCCACCAAGCTCGGCGACGAGATCACGGGGGTCCTGGCGATGTACCCCCCGGGCACCTACCCCATGACGCTGCGGCGCTGGCTGCGGCAGACCGGGCGGCTCGCCCGCATCGCCGCCTGCACGCGGGAGCACAGCCGCGGCATCATCCGGTTCGGAGAGCTGACGTCGCGCGGCGTGCCGGCGGACAGCTGGTACGTCGAGGCCTTCGGCGTCCGGCCGGACCTGCAGCGCGCGGGGCGGGGCAGCGTGCTGCTGCGCCAGTTCCTCGCCCCCCTCGACCGGCTGGGCGCGCCGTCGTACCTCGAGACGACCAACGAGACCAACGTCGGTTACTACCAGCGTCGCGGCTACACCGAGGCTCACGACGTGGTCCCGCTGACACCGTCGGGTCCGCTCATCTACCCGATGTCCCGCCCCGCACGCCCCGCCGGCTGA
- a CDS encoding AI-2E family transporter: MTTDSTPAPTTRSTPPQGEASSGATPIFGAPAAPGDEGTRAVQHDARRPPRWWGKGLAMAVLAVFVGLFAWDALGALQGLLVNLLIAFFIALALEPIVVWLVRHGWKRGGAAAVALLGGLLLTIVVFALFGNLFVQQLVQLVKNVPDLYTSAQEMVEERFAVEVPAVDDLVRQGAEQWGSEVASGALLVGTTILGGVFAALTILLVTYYLLAAGPRFRASICRWLTPGRQQEVLRLWEVTQVKVSDFINTRIVLAAIATAATFAFLAILGTPYSLPLALFTGVVSQFVPTIGTYIGGALPIAVALTSQGPPQALGVLAFILGYQQIENLWLAPKVSARALEMNAAVSFVVVLAFGAVFGALGAFLALPIAATIQAVANTYVQRHELVRSHMLHDPGEADPREDDSDPGRGDPGGRGDVDKARAAAREVDRRRDAEA; encoded by the coding sequence GTGACGACCGACAGCACGCCCGCTCCCACCACGCGCTCCACGCCGCCGCAGGGCGAGGCGTCGTCCGGCGCGACACCGATCTTCGGTGCACCGGCCGCCCCCGGCGACGAGGGCACGCGCGCGGTGCAGCACGACGCCCGCCGCCCGCCGCGCTGGTGGGGCAAGGGCCTGGCCATGGCGGTGCTCGCGGTCTTCGTCGGGCTCTTCGCGTGGGACGCGCTCGGGGCGCTGCAGGGGCTGCTCGTCAACCTGCTCATCGCGTTCTTCATCGCGCTCGCCCTCGAGCCGATCGTCGTGTGGCTCGTGCGGCACGGGTGGAAGCGCGGTGGTGCGGCGGCCGTGGCGCTGCTCGGCGGGCTGCTGCTCACGATCGTGGTGTTCGCGCTGTTCGGGAACCTGTTCGTCCAGCAGCTCGTGCAGCTGGTCAAGAACGTGCCGGACCTCTACACGTCCGCGCAGGAGATGGTCGAGGAGCGCTTCGCGGTCGAGGTGCCGGCCGTGGACGACCTGGTGCGCCAGGGTGCCGAGCAGTGGGGCTCGGAGGTCGCGTCGGGCGCGCTGCTCGTGGGCACGACGATCCTCGGCGGGGTCTTCGCGGCCCTGACGATCCTGCTCGTCACCTACTACCTGCTCGCCGCGGGCCCGCGCTTCCGCGCGTCGATCTGCCGGTGGCTGACGCCGGGCCGGCAGCAGGAGGTGCTGCGGCTGTGGGAGGTCACGCAGGTCAAGGTCTCCGACTTCATCAACACGCGCATCGTGCTCGCGGCCATCGCGACGGCCGCGACGTTCGCCTTCCTCGCGATCCTCGGGACGCCCTACTCGCTGCCGCTCGCCCTGTTCACGGGCGTCGTCTCGCAGTTCGTCCCGACGATCGGCACGTACATCGGCGGCGCGCTGCCCATCGCGGTCGCGCTGACGTCGCAGGGCCCGCCGCAGGCGCTCGGGGTCCTCGCGTTCATCCTCGGGTACCAGCAGATCGAGAACCTGTGGCTCGCGCCCAAGGTCTCGGCGCGCGCCCTGGAGATGAACGCGGCCGTGTCGTTCGTCGTCGTGCTGGCGTTCGGGGCGGTGTTCGGCGCACTGGGGGCGTTCCTGGCGCTGCCGATCGCGGCGACGATCCAGGCGGTGGCGAACACCTACGTCCAGCGGCACGAGCTGGTGCGCTCGCACATGCTGCACGACCCGGGGGAGGCGGACCCGCGCGAGGACGACAGCGACCCCGGACGAGGCGACCCCGGGGGCCGCGGCGACGTGGACAAGGCACGCGCGGCGGCGCGCGAGGTCGACCGGCGGCGGGACGCGGAGGCCTGA
- a CDS encoding PadR family transcriptional regulator, whose translation MRSFDPISRPDREWRRPRPGARPGDDATEGRDPRGGPWHDEPGGHGRGRRGPGRGFGGPGSPFGPGGPFGGPGGSGPGGPFGGPFGARARGRARRGDVRAAILQLLAEAPSNGYGLIKAIGEKTGGLWRPSPGSVYPTLQQLTDEGLVVPTDAGSARTEYTLTDEGRAYVESHPDELSAAWGPAAQRWEEHGDLIGSAGKLFGVLRQVGAEGTPAQRERTVEKLDELRRELYRMLGE comes from the coding sequence ATGCGCAGCTTCGACCCCATCTCACGACCCGACCGCGAGTGGCGCCGCCCCCGCCCCGGCGCCCGGCCCGGTGACGACGCCACCGAGGGCCGCGACCCCCGCGGTGGACCGTGGCACGACGAGCCCGGCGGCCACGGCCGAGGACGACGCGGACCCGGCCGCGGCTTCGGCGGCCCGGGCAGCCCCTTCGGCCCGGGAGGCCCCTTCGGCGGCCCTGGCGGCTCCGGTCCCGGTGGCCCGTTCGGCGGCCCCTTCGGCGCCCGCGCCCGCGGTCGTGCCCGCCGGGGCGACGTCCGCGCCGCGATCCTGCAGCTCCTGGCCGAGGCGCCGTCCAACGGCTACGGGCTCATCAAGGCCATCGGCGAGAAGACCGGCGGCCTGTGGCGCCCCAGCCCGGGCTCGGTGTACCCGACGCTCCAGCAGCTCACGGACGAGGGCCTCGTCGTCCCCACCGACGCGGGCAGCGCCCGCACCGAGTACACGCTCACCGACGAGGGACGCGCGTACGTCGAGAGCCACCCGGACGAGCTGTCCGCCGCGTGGGGGCCCGCCGCCCAGCGCTGGGAGGAGCACGGCGACCTCATCGGGTCCGCCGGCAAGCTCTTCGGCGTGCTGCGGCAGGTCGGTGCCGAGGGCACGCCCGCGCAGCGCGAGCGGACCGTCGAGAAGCTCGACGAGCTGCGCCGCGAGCTCTACCGCATGCTCGGCGAGTGA
- the aroD gene encoding type I 3-dehydroquinate dehydratase, producing MTTSDGVLRLRGTTLGAGLPQVCVPVLAPTPQAAADAARALAAGAADVVELRLDHLTGSARDPALVRAAVAAVRAALPTDVPLLATFRSAREGGAQPADDAAYGAVVDAVTAGAAGPDGADAVDVELAMPGVAGLVARAQSAGLAVVVSHHDFAATPSADAIVALLRRQRDVGADVCKVAVMPRDPDDVLALLTATRAFTRDADRPVVTVAMGALGVVTRLAGGVFGSAMTFGSVGAASAPGQVDAVRLREVLALLHDAPLPHDAP from the coding sequence ATGACGACGAGCGACGGCGTGCTGCGGCTGCGCGGGACGACCCTGGGGGCGGGGCTGCCGCAGGTGTGCGTCCCGGTCCTGGCGCCGACCCCCCAGGCCGCGGCCGACGCCGCGCGCGCCCTGGCGGCCGGCGCCGCGGACGTCGTCGAGCTGCGCCTGGACCACCTGACGGGCTCGGCCCGCGACCCGGCGCTGGTGCGTGCCGCGGTCGCGGCCGTCCGCGCCGCGCTGCCCACGGACGTCCCGCTGCTCGCCACGTTCCGCTCCGCCCGCGAAGGGGGTGCGCAGCCCGCCGACGACGCCGCGTACGGCGCGGTCGTCGACGCGGTGACGGCCGGGGCCGCGGGCCCGGACGGCGCCGACGCCGTCGACGTCGAGCTCGCGATGCCGGGCGTGGCGGGCCTCGTGGCGCGCGCGCAGTCCGCGGGGCTCGCCGTCGTGGTGTCCCACCACGACTTCGCGGCCACGCCGTCGGCGGACGCGATCGTCGCGCTCCTGCGCCGTCAGCGTGACGTCGGGGCCGACGTCTGCAAGGTCGCGGTCATGCCGCGGGACCCCGACGACGTCCTCGCCCTGCTGACCGCGACGCGCGCGTTCACGCGGGACGCGGACCGGCCCGTCGTCACCGTCGCGATGGGTGCGCTCGGGGTGGTCACGCGCCTCGCGGGCGGGGTGTTCGGCTCCGCGATGACGTTCGGGAGCGTCGGGGCCGCGAGCGCGCCCGGCCAGGTGGACGCCGTGCGCCTGCGCGAGGTGCTCGCGCTGCTGCACGACGCCCCCCTGCCGCACGACGCCCCCTGA
- the narJ gene encoding nitrate reductase molybdenum cofactor assembly chaperone — protein MRRLARRTAARHAATRETALTHRIAAMVLDYPSPELLAMLPELRTALATLPDRLREPLAQVVDHLAAQPAGALAAEYVATFDLARRRSPYLSYYSYGDTRKRGVALVEYKQAYRAAGFELVSDELPDHVAVVLEFASTGDAAAQESGLRLLLAHRAGLELLRLALLDAGSPWAGALVAVCATLPPLDGDDREAVARLAAEGPPGEEVGLEPFAPPSSTTDPGARR, from the coding sequence GTGAGACGCCTCGCACGCCGGACCGCCGCGCGTCACGCCGCGACCCGCGAGACCGCCCTGACGCACCGCATCGCCGCGATGGTCCTCGACTACCCGAGCCCCGAGCTGCTCGCGATGCTGCCGGAGCTGCGCACCGCGCTCGCGACGCTGCCGGACCGGCTGCGCGAGCCGCTCGCGCAGGTCGTCGACCACCTCGCCGCGCAGCCCGCCGGCGCCCTCGCGGCCGAGTACGTCGCGACGTTCGACCTCGCGCGGCGCCGCTCGCCGTACCTGAGCTACTACTCCTACGGCGACACCCGCAAGCGGGGCGTCGCGCTCGTCGAGTACAAGCAGGCGTACCGCGCGGCGGGCTTCGAGCTCGTGTCCGACGAGCTGCCCGACCACGTCGCCGTCGTCCTGGAGTTCGCGTCCACGGGGGACGCCGCGGCCCAGGAGTCCGGGCTGCGCCTGCTGCTCGCGCACCGTGCGGGCCTGGAGCTGCTGCGCCTCGCGCTGCTCGACGCGGGCTCGCCGTGGGCGGGCGCGCTCGTGGCCGTGTGCGCGACGCTCCCGCCGCTGGACGGCGACGACCGCGAGGCCGTCGCGCGCCTCGCCGCGGAGGGGCCACCCGGCGAGGAGGTCGGCCTCGAGCCGTTCGCGCCGCCGTCGTCCACCACCGACCCGGGAGCCCGCCGATGA
- a CDS encoding winged helix-turn-helix domain-containing protein: MTGPTPTTELRTSDPAVLRALAHPLRVEILDLLDDLREATASQVAERTGQTVANCSFHLRSLAKAGYVERAEPRGREKPWRAARRSRRLEPDPADTTSVDDVVPVATLVIQREAARAVDHFADPRATDPARVRTTVLTTQRLWATPDELEDLAARLAALTDAFAGRDEDPSLRPQGAVPARFFGVLHPEIGGEAAASGAGATTPS; encoded by the coding sequence ATGACCGGCCCCACGCCCACCACCGAGCTGCGGACCTCCGACCCCGCCGTGCTGCGCGCGCTCGCGCACCCGCTGCGGGTCGAGATCCTCGACCTGCTCGACGACCTGCGCGAGGCCACGGCCAGCCAGGTCGCCGAGCGCACGGGCCAGACGGTCGCCAACTGCTCGTTCCACCTGCGCAGCCTCGCGAAGGCCGGCTACGTCGAGCGCGCCGAGCCGCGCGGGCGCGAGAAGCCCTGGCGCGCGGCCCGCCGGTCGCGGCGGCTCGAGCCGGACCCGGCCGACACGACGTCCGTCGACGACGTCGTGCCGGTCGCGACCCTGGTGATCCAGCGTGAGGCTGCGCGCGCCGTCGACCACTTCGCCGACCCGCGGGCCACCGACCCCGCCCGTGTCCGGACGACCGTGCTCACCACGCAGCGGCTCTGGGCCACGCCCGACGAGCTCGAGGACCTGGCCGCGCGCCTCGCCGCCCTGACCGACGCGTTCGCGGGCCGCGACGAGGACCCGTCGCTGCGGCCGCAGGGTGCGGTTCCCGCGCGGTTCTTCGGCGTCCTGCACCCCGAGATCGGCGGCGAGGCCGCAGCCTCGGGCGCCGGCGCAACCACCCCGTCCTGA